The proteins below are encoded in one region of Gadus macrocephalus chromosome 14, ASM3116895v1:
- the LOC132471680 gene encoding uncharacterized protein LOC132471680, translated as MRTFRLENRIEGQGRQGGRPPMFTEQQEREIVNMVLANNAITLKQLQANIVNNHAIFNDIHQVSTSTLARILKKKHIQMKQIYRVPFERNSERVKRLRHDYAERVLRMDGEEIQHEFIYVDEAGFNLTRTRRRGRNIIGHRAIVNVPGQRGGNITLCAAITQNGVLHRHAHMGAYNTALILTFLDQLRNITAANQINHMQYIVVWDNVSFHRSALVQNWFQQHPHFTVLYLPPYSPFLNPIEEFFSAWRWKVYDLRLQAEVPLIQAMEEACDQMEVAAMQGWIRHSRRFFPRCLANDNIACDVDEILWPDPARRRDNV; from the exons ATGAGAACATTTCGACTGGAAAATAG GATTGAGGGTCAGGGACGACAAGGGGGAAGGCCTCCTATGTTCACAGaacagcaagagagggagatagtaAACATGGTTTTGGCCAACAATGCTATAACACTCAAGCAGCTCCAAGCTAACATTGTCAATAACCACGCCATTTTCAATGATATCCATCAGGTCTCAACATCAACACTGGCACGCATCCTAAAaaagaaacatattcaaatgaaGCAAATTTATCGAGTGCCTTTCGAGCGCAATTCCGAAAGGGTAAAACGACTGCGGCATGATTATGCAGAG AGAGTTTTACGAATGGATGGAGAGGAGATCCAGCATGAGTTCATTTACGTAGATGAGGCTGGGTTCAACCTGACGAGAACACGAAGGAGGGGAAGAAACATCATTGGCCACAGGGCTATAGTCAATGTCCCAGGGCAACGTGGGGGTAATATAACACTCTGTGCAGCCATTACACAGAATGGGGTCCTCCACCGCCATGCCCATATGGGCGCTTACAACACAGCACTCATACTTACATTCTTGGACCAATTGCGCAACATAACAGCAGCAAATCAAATAAATCATATGCAATACATTGTTGTCTGGGACAATGTGTCTTTCCATCGCTCTGCTCTGGTTCAGAACTGGTTTCAGCAACATCCACATTTCACCGTCTTATATCTTCCACCATACTCTCCATTCCTCAACCCTATAGAAGAGTTTTTCTCGGCATGGCGGTGGAAGGTATATGATCTCCGTCTCCAGGCTGAGGTACCCCTCATCCAAGCCATGGAGGAGGCCTGTGACCAGATGGAGGTAGCAGCAATGCAAGGATGGATTCGTCATTCAAGACGTTTCTTTCCAAGGTGTcttgctaatgacaacattgcctGCGATGTTGATGAAATTCTCTGGCCAGATCCAGCTAGGCGAAGAGACAATgtctag